A single genomic interval of Helianthus annuus cultivar XRQ/B chromosome 13, HanXRQr2.0-SUNRISE, whole genome shotgun sequence harbors:
- the LOC110897413 gene encoding uncharacterized protein LOC110897413: MARTKEKPGSSSSSSRGKGKEKEQPSKKRQYLGRVSESESEEEEEMQLNPRDKPVWNSGSLDDQPEIWQPTLYNDCMNKLKNKAAAFICERDVDEPQLGQFGVYDKFRALGWEGALKCWDKDKSNLFLTEIQEWMATLKCENFYRPSQMKLIGTVHGVPVEMSFDTLKKLGKYDSLPAREYMIPTLDDLLLKPEKHVTWNSMLADLFLPGRYGGVLYRKNLKIEAKLLHTICLLNVIPRRGDKEQVRFPEIPVLYSLMHGSPRFPIRYLIMHHLWICRNKYGRDIVPYCRIITGLMKQQKALTSEDRGLTKRHLPFTLDRLGNVWTYTSSERYHKLKSEGQRWRALKLGARELLPGEPDEPESDEELVPSGDDDYADEPTGGANVGFGAFHGGHGGTFYDYAQQPYEPGWAYSGSMQEVIESQRPPAAIFDTWSGPERSLFDQGTRNSASIERALKHSLDRNESWHRTHAYSQEVEMNNRYHDDQMRRMHADWHAGRPVVEDPQHVDYASLPPYDGSVSYPTPQLHHSQWLDPRWQEGPQQQEGSSSGSFGFGEWSDMMSSIFGPPGPRYY; the protein is encoded by the coding sequence ATggcaaggacaaaggaaaagccTGGTTCAAGTTCATCCTCGTCAAGAGGCAAAGGCAAGGAGAAGGAGCAGCCATCGAAGAAGAGGCAATATCTTGGTAGGGTTAGTGAAAGCGAAAGCGAGGAAGAAGAAGAGATGCAGTTAAACCCAAGAGATAAACCAGTGTGGAATTCGGGGTCATTGGATGACCAACCCGAAATTTGGCAGCCAACTTTGTATAACGATTGCATGAACAAGTTAAAGAATAAAGCGGCCGCATTCATCTGTGAAAGAGATGTTGATGAGCCTCAGTTGGGCCAGTTCGGGGTGTATGACAAGTTCCGTGCTTTGGGTTGGGAAGGAGCACTCAAGTGTTGGGATAAGGATAAGAGCAATTTGTTTTTGACTGAAATTCAGGAGTGGATGGCAACACTTAAGTGTGAAAACTTCTATAGGCCATCACAAATGAAGTTGATTGGGACGGTACATGGGGTACCAGTTGAAATGTCATTTGATACTTTGAAGAAGTTGGGAAAATATGATAGTCTTCCAGCTAGGGAATACATGATTCCCACGCTTGATGACTTGTTGCTCAAACCCGAGAAGCACGTGACATGGAACAGTATGTTGGCTGATTTGTTTTTGCCCGGTAGGTATGGTGGCGTGTTATACCGAAAAAATCTGAAGATAGAAGCCAAGCTCTTGCATACGATCTGTTTACTTAATGTCATCCCAAGGAGAGGGGATAAAGAACAGGTGAGGTTTCCAGAGATACCTGTTCTGTACTCATTGATGCACGGGTCCCCACGGTTTCCAATCCGCTACTTGATCATGCACCATTTGTGGATATGTCGGAACAAATACGGGAGAGACATTGTCCCGTACTGTCGCATCATAACGGGCTTAATGAAACAGCAGAAGGCACTCACATCTGAAGACCGTGGTTTAACGAAAAGGCACTTGCCTTTTACTTTGGATAGGTTGGGAAACGTTTGGACATACACTTCGTCTGAACGTTATCACAAGCTGAAATCGGAGGGTCAACGGTGGAGGGCGTTGAAATTAGGGGCAAGGGAATTGTTACCGGGagaaccggatgaacctgagAGTGATGAAGAGTTAGTTCCGAGTGGAGATGACGATTACGCAGACGAGCCAACGGGTGGTGCAAATGTTGGTTTTGGGGCTTTTCATGGTGGTCATGGTGGCACATTTTACGACTATGCGCAGCAACCATATGAGCCGGGGTGGGCTTATAGTGGTTCAATGCAGGAGGTGATCGAGAGCCAACGCCCGCCGGCGGCCATCTTTGATACTTGGTCGGGTCCGGAGAGGTCGTTATTTGATCAAGGCACGCGGAATAGCGCTAGTATTGAGCGGGCACTTAAACATAGCCTCGACCGCAATGAATCATGGCACCGGACTCATGCCTATTCGCAGGAAGTGGAAATGAATAACCGATATCACGATGATCAGATGAGGCGAATGCATGCGGACTGGCATGCTGGGAGGCCGGTGGttgaggatccacaacatgtggattatgcctcATTGCCACCATATGATGGCAGCGTTTCGTATCCGACGCCACAACTCCACCATTCTCAGTGGCTTGATCCAAGATGGCAAGAGGGACCACAACAACAAGAGGGAAGCAGTAGCGGCTCGTTCGGGTTTGGAGAATGGAGCGATATGATGTCGTCCATTTTTGGGCCCCCAGGACCGCGTTATTATTGA